Proteins encoded together in one Catellatospora citrea window:
- a CDS encoding RHS repeat-associated core domain-containing protein, whose protein sequence is MTIPRSWLVGATALSLVASLLGGAPARAETVAVPLVERPQTVPRSVAGTARPPVARPADPARPWTAAPTVTWPGASRDRLALPPRTAGSPATAMGAAERATAAPVLVRAGSAPVWVGAATGVSSVDVEVVDRAATGRAGVAGVLLRVERADGGQQAGTVQLRVDYAGFRHAFGGDYANRLGLYAMPDCALTTPEAAKCRRGTALPSTNDAAAGQIRGELAIGAASRVIALAAGSGGSTGDFKPTPLAPSATWQVGLQSGDFLWSYPIDVPDAPGLEPPVELSYTSGSVDGRTAATNNQPSWVGEGFDYHPGFIERAYKACKEDGQPGLGDNCYSTDNATIRMPGITGELVRDDTTGTWRSADDNGWRIERPAGAVNGDNDGEYWKLTSPDGTQYFFGRTAASGSAWTVPVFGNNAGEPCHAATFAASWCQQAWRWNLEYVLDPHGDAIAYYYTTEANHYALNLGAAVVPYIRGGYLDRIEYGLRDGVAGPAADRVRFTVADRCLSGANCVTTAPNDWPDTPLDQACGTTSCQVTSPTFWTEKRLASITTQVYSGGSYQSVDSWTLTHTFPDPQDGSSPTLWLESIVHTGLAGGTMSLPEVNFDGATGTDGHPLPNRVDATASGAPMYKWRIGKVRNESGGQINVTYAPHECVPGALPAADANTLRCFPAYWVPTGGSTPQLDWFHKPVVAKVTEADPIGGNATQVTEYDYLDGTAWSHDDSEMVPDSRKTWGQFRGFGRVRMRTGDASAGTQTLAEHRFLRGMDDDLKADGSRRNVWVTDSQGGQIEDKRPYAGFIRESTTYNGVGGPWLDNTVSEPALLAKTASRLRSSGPLEAWMMDRKSERERTALADGSVRTTEVKHTFDAYGELTQTDDRGDLSTTADDTCTRVTYARNVGAWLLDSPSRVETVAVGCDTTPSFPGDLISDQRYYYDGLTTWGAAPTKGDVTLSEEAASFSGGTPVYARTSKLTVDVYGRTVVSEDALGNQRTTAYTPAVGGPITSVATTNALGHTSTATLDPLTGMALTSVDANGRRTDADYDPLRRIVKVWRPDRSKAANQSPHVQYAYTVSNTVPSVVTTQTLLATGSYATSYSITDGFLRVRQTQSPSPLAAGGRVIDDTFYDTAGREWKSSKGYWNASAASPALFIASEVDLPAHSKTLYDGAGREVAELFMSHGVEKWRSTTTYGGNWVAVDPPPGATANQRFFDADDQIVELRQFTGGAPTGAYDATKYTYTPSGKVATVTDPSGNVWRHVYDLRDREISTVDPDTGTSTATYDDEDRLLTSTDSRGQKLAYTYDALGRRTGQFATSTSGTKLAEWVYDTLPGGKGLATSSTRFVGADGYTSAVTGYDVAGRATGTSMTIPTTETGLGGTYTVTNTYNAAGQALATALPAAGGLPAETLRHTYTALGLPSTLGGVSPYVTQTLYTEFGETSRITGGASGKQITRSFVRDESTRRVIRSTVDRQTATLPAVTDLNYTYDQAGNLTKIADTPAGATPDVQCFNYDHLQRLTEAWTATDGCAGAPSTSILGPSAPYWSSYTFDRTGNRLSETAHAAAGDTVANYTYPAAGAAQPHTLRSVAISGPGVSRTDTFGYDVAGNTTARTVAGAGQVLAWDAEGHLASVTSGSNVTSFLYDADGNRLIRRDPDGSATLYLGGLELRRTGTSGAVTGTRYYDYGGVTIAIRTPSALRWLATDHHGTGEATIDATTLAVTIRRHTPFGGSRGTPPGSWPGERGFVGGAKDPTGLIHLGAREYDPMTGRFISADPVLDATDPQQLNGYAYANNSPVSFSDPDGLKTTCDATCQYWKAYAAHQKKIYEQQQAAKRKAAAAAARARAIQAQQAKARAKALAAAWKREQKRKQEAIKREAARWTHAAKNYDKRVKAEKEAKQRAAACDAKCRKESSCKFSVCRAQNSAPKPTKVARPKARPSPMPGIAPPLRPKPAPQWDCDACEVAGDVIGEAAGAVGDWGTKVWNDPMRHVKGVTFGAAAGAGAGGAVGLAVGCIGGFFTAGLSCAAGAGAGAAVGGVWGGIMGGIRGSDDWFPDQEIMF, encoded by the coding sequence ATGACCATTCCCCGGTCATGGCTGGTCGGCGCGACGGCGTTATCGCTCGTCGCGTCGCTGTTGGGAGGGGCTCCCGCGCGCGCGGAGACCGTGGCCGTGCCACTGGTCGAACGACCGCAGACCGTCCCGCGGTCGGTCGCCGGCACGGCCCGCCCACCCGTCGCGCGGCCCGCGGACCCGGCCCGGCCGTGGACGGCGGCACCGACGGTGACCTGGCCGGGCGCGAGCCGGGACCGGTTGGCGCTGCCGCCCAGGACTGCCGGCTCACCGGCCACGGCCATGGGCGCGGCCGAACGCGCGACCGCCGCGCCCGTGCTGGTGCGTGCCGGATCGGCGCCGGTCTGGGTGGGCGCGGCGACGGGGGTCTCCTCGGTCGACGTGGAGGTCGTCGACCGTGCGGCCACCGGCCGGGCCGGTGTCGCGGGTGTGCTGCTGCGGGTGGAGCGAGCCGACGGCGGCCAACAGGCCGGCACCGTCCAGTTGCGGGTGGACTACGCCGGATTCCGGCACGCCTTCGGCGGTGACTACGCCAACCGGCTGGGCCTCTACGCCATGCCGGACTGCGCGCTGACCACCCCCGAGGCGGCGAAGTGCCGCCGGGGGACCGCGCTGCCGTCGACGAACGACGCCGCCGCCGGGCAGATCCGGGGGGAGCTGGCGATCGGCGCGGCGAGCAGGGTGATCGCCCTGGCCGCGGGTTCGGGCGGCAGCACCGGCGACTTCAAGCCCACCCCGCTGGCACCGTCGGCGACCTGGCAGGTCGGGCTGCAGTCCGGTGACTTCCTCTGGTCCTACCCGATCGACGTGCCGGACGCGCCGGGCCTGGAGCCGCCGGTCGAGCTGAGCTACACCTCGGGTTCGGTCGACGGGCGCACCGCGGCGACCAACAACCAGCCGTCCTGGGTGGGCGAGGGCTTCGACTACCACCCCGGCTTCATCGAGCGCGCCTACAAGGCGTGCAAGGAGGACGGGCAGCCGGGCCTCGGCGACAACTGCTATTCCACGGACAACGCCACCATCCGGATGCCCGGCATCACCGGTGAGCTGGTCCGCGACGACACCACCGGGACGTGGCGGTCCGCCGACGACAACGGCTGGCGGATCGAGCGGCCCGCCGGTGCCGTCAACGGCGACAACGACGGCGAGTACTGGAAGCTGACCTCGCCCGACGGCACGCAGTACTTCTTCGGCCGGACGGCCGCGTCGGGCTCGGCGTGGACCGTGCCCGTCTTCGGCAACAACGCCGGGGAGCCGTGTCATGCGGCGACCTTCGCCGCGTCCTGGTGCCAGCAGGCCTGGCGATGGAACCTGGAGTACGTCCTGGACCCGCACGGTGACGCGATCGCCTACTACTACACCACCGAGGCCAACCACTACGCGCTGAACCTCGGCGCCGCTGTCGTCCCCTACATCCGGGGCGGCTACCTGGACCGGATCGAGTACGGCCTGCGTGACGGCGTCGCCGGACCCGCGGCCGACCGGGTGCGCTTCACCGTGGCCGACCGCTGCCTGTCGGGGGCGAACTGTGTCACCACGGCACCCAACGACTGGCCCGACACACCCCTGGACCAGGCATGCGGCACCACCTCATGCCAGGTGACCTCGCCGACCTTCTGGACCGAGAAGCGATTGGCGTCGATCACCACCCAGGTCTACTCGGGCGGCTCCTACCAGAGCGTCGACTCGTGGACGCTCACCCACACGTTCCCCGACCCGCAGGACGGCTCGTCGCCGACGCTGTGGCTGGAGTCGATCGTGCACACCGGCCTGGCAGGCGGCACGATGAGCCTGCCGGAGGTGAACTTCGACGGTGCGACCGGCACCGACGGGCACCCGCTGCCGAACCGGGTGGACGCCACCGCGAGCGGTGCGCCGATGTACAAGTGGCGGATCGGGAAGGTGCGCAACGAGTCCGGTGGCCAGATCAACGTCACCTACGCGCCCCATGAGTGTGTGCCCGGCGCGCTTCCCGCCGCCGACGCCAACACCCTGCGCTGCTTCCCGGCGTACTGGGTCCCGACGGGCGGCTCGACCCCGCAGCTCGACTGGTTCCACAAGCCCGTCGTCGCGAAGGTCACCGAGGCGGACCCGATCGGCGGCAATGCCACCCAGGTCACCGAGTACGACTACCTCGACGGCACGGCGTGGAGCCACGACGACTCCGAGATGGTCCCCGACTCGCGCAAGACCTGGGGCCAGTTCCGGGGGTTCGGTCGGGTGCGGATGCGGACCGGCGACGCGTCGGCCGGCACGCAGACGCTCGCTGAGCACCGTTTCCTGCGCGGCATGGACGACGACCTGAAGGCGGACGGCAGCCGCCGCAACGTCTGGGTCACCGACTCGCAGGGCGGCCAGATAGAGGACAAGCGGCCGTATGCGGGCTTCATCCGCGAGTCGACCACCTACAACGGCGTCGGCGGTCCGTGGCTGGACAACACGGTCTCCGAACCGGCGCTGCTGGCCAAGACCGCCTCGCGGCTGCGTTCCTCCGGTCCGCTGGAGGCGTGGATGATGGACAGGAAGTCCGAGCGCGAGCGGACTGCGCTCGCTGACGGATCGGTGCGCACCACCGAGGTCAAGCACACCTTCGACGCGTACGGCGAGCTGACGCAGACCGACGACCGGGGCGACCTGTCCACCACCGCGGACGACACCTGCACGCGGGTCACCTACGCCCGCAACGTCGGCGCGTGGCTGCTCGACTCGCCGTCTCGGGTCGAGACCGTCGCCGTCGGCTGCGACACGACACCCTCGTTCCCCGGTGATCTCATCTCCGACCAGCGGTACTACTACGACGGGCTCACGACGTGGGGGGCGGCTCCGACCAAGGGCGACGTGACGCTCAGCGAGGAAGCGGCGTCCTTCAGCGGCGGCACCCCGGTCTACGCGCGTACCAGCAAGCTGACCGTGGACGTCTACGGGCGGACGGTCGTCAGCGAGGACGCGCTCGGCAACCAGCGTACGACCGCGTACACCCCTGCGGTCGGCGGTCCCATCACCTCGGTCGCCACCACCAACGCCCTCGGCCACACCAGCACGGCCACCCTCGATCCGCTCACCGGCATGGCCCTCACCTCGGTCGACGCCAACGGGCGGCGCACGGACGCCGACTACGACCCGCTGCGGCGGATCGTCAAGGTGTGGCGGCCGGACCGGTCCAAGGCCGCGAACCAGTCACCCCATGTGCAGTACGCCTACACGGTGAGCAACACGGTGCCTTCCGTCGTGACGACCCAGACGCTGCTCGCGACCGGGTCCTACGCGACCAGCTACTCGATCACCGACGGCTTCCTGCGGGTACGCCAGACCCAGTCCCCGTCTCCGCTCGCGGCCGGCGGGCGGGTCATCGACGACACCTTCTACGACACCGCCGGGCGGGAGTGGAAGTCGAGCAAGGGCTACTGGAACGCGTCGGCTGCCTCACCGGCACTGTTCATCGCGAGCGAGGTCGACCTTCCGGCGCACTCGAAGACGCTCTACGACGGGGCGGGCCGGGAGGTGGCCGAGCTCTTCATGTCGCACGGGGTCGAGAAGTGGCGCAGCACCACGACCTACGGAGGCAACTGGGTCGCGGTGGACCCGCCGCCGGGCGCGACCGCCAACCAGCGCTTCTTCGACGCCGATGATCAGATCGTCGAGCTGCGGCAGTTCACGGGCGGGGCGCCGACCGGGGCCTACGACGCGACGAAGTACACCTACACTCCGTCGGGCAAGGTGGCCACCGTCACCGACCCGTCGGGCAACGTCTGGCGGCACGTCTACGACCTGCGCGACCGGGAGATCAGCACGGTCGACCCGGACACGGGGACCAGCACCGCCACCTACGACGACGAGGACCGACTGCTCACCTCGACAGACTCGCGGGGGCAGAAGCTCGCCTACACCTACGACGCGCTCGGCCGACGTACCGGGCAGTTCGCCACCAGCACGTCCGGGACCAAGCTGGCCGAGTGGGTGTACGACACCCTGCCCGGCGGCAAGGGCCTGGCGACCTCGTCGACCCGGTTCGTCGGCGCCGACGGCTACACCTCGGCTGTCACCGGCTATGACGTGGCGGGCCGGGCGACCGGGACCTCGATGACGATCCCCACCACCGAGACTGGGCTGGGTGGCACCTACACCGTCACGAACACCTACAACGCGGCCGGCCAGGCACTGGCCACCGCACTGCCCGCCGCGGGCGGCCTGCCGGCCGAGACGCTGCGCCACACCTATACCGCCCTCGGGCTTCCGTCGACGCTGGGCGGCGTGAGCCCCTATGTCACGCAGACCCTCTACACGGAGTTCGGCGAGACCTCCCGGATCACGGGCGGTGCCTCCGGGAAGCAGATCACCCGGTCGTTCGTCCGGGACGAGTCGACGCGCCGGGTGATCCGGTCCACGGTGGATCGGCAGACCGCCACCCTGCCCGCCGTCACCGACCTCAACTACACCTACGACCAGGCGGGAAACCTCACCAAGATTGCTGACACGCCCGCGGGCGCCACCCCGGACGTGCAGTGCTTCAACTACGACCACCTCCAGCGGCTCACCGAGGCGTGGACGGCGACCGACGGTTGCGCCGGCGCGCCGAGCACCTCGATCCTCGGCCCGTCCGCGCCCTACTGGAGCAGCTACACGTTCGACCGGACCGGCAACCGGCTCTCCGAGACGGCCCACGCCGCCGCCGGTGACACCGTCGCCAACTACACCTACCCCGCGGCCGGGGCCGCGCAGCCGCACACGCTGCGCTCGGTCGCGATCAGCGGGCCCGGAGTCTCCCGAACCGACACCTTCGGCTACGACGTCGCGGGCAACACCACTGCCCGGACCGTCGCCGGCGCCGGCCAGGTGCTCGCCTGGGACGCCGAGGGGCACCTCGCCTCGGTCACCAGCGGCAGCAACGTCACCTCGTTCCTCTACGACGCCGACGGCAACCGGCTCATCCGCCGTGATCCGGACGGCTCCGCCACGCTGTACCTCGGCGGCCTGGAGCTGCGCCGCACAGGCACCTCCGGTGCTGTCACCGGCACCCGCTACTACGACTACGGGGGCGTCACCATCGCCATCCGCACGCCGTCGGCGCTGCGGTGGCTCGCCACGGACCACCACGGCACCGGCGAGGCGACCATCGACGCGACGACGCTCGCGGTCACCATCCGCAGGCACACGCCGTTCGGCGGGTCCCGCGGCACGCCGCCCGGTAGCTGGCCGGGGGAGCGGGGCTTCGTCGGCGGGGCCAAGGATCCGACCGGCCTGATCCATCTCGGTGCCCGCGAGTACGACCCGATGACGGGACGGTTCATCTCCGCCGACCCCGTCCTCGACGCCACCGATCCGCAGCAGCTCAACGGGTATGCCTACGCCAACAACAGCCCGGTGAGCTTCTCCGATCCCGACGGGCTCAAGACGACCTGTGACGCCACCTGCCAGTACTGGAAGGCGTACGCGGCGCACCAGAAGAAGATCTACGAGCAGCAGCAGGCGGCCAAGCGCAAGGCGGCAGCCGCGGCGGCGCGGGCCAGGGCGATCCAGGCGCAGCAGGCCAAGGCGCGGGCCAAGGCCCTGGCGGCGGCCTGGAAGCGGGAGCAGAAGCGCAAGCAGGAGGCGATCAAGCGGGAGGCGGCGCGGTGGACCCACGCCGCGAAGAACTACGACAAGCGCGTCAAGGCGGAGAAGGAAGCCAAGCAACGCGCCGCTGCCTGCGACGCCAAGTGCCGCAAGGAGAGCAGCTGCAAGTTCAGCGTATGCCGCGCCCAGAACAGCGCCCCCAAGCCGACCAAGGTCGCTCGGCCCAAGGCGCGCCCCAGCCCGATGCCGGGCATCGCGCCCCCGCTGCGGCCGAAACCCGCTCCGCAATGGGACTGCGACGCCTGCGAGGTGGCGGGCGACGTCATCGGCGAAGCAGCCGGAGCAGTAGGGGACTGGGGCACGAAAGTGTGGAACGACCCCATGCGTCACGTGAAGGGAGTCACCTTCGGCGCCGCCGCGGGGGCAGGTGCAGGCGGTGCCGTCGGCTTGGCGGTCGGCTGCATCGGAGGGTTCTTCACCGCCGGTCTCAGTTGTGCCGCCGGGGCCGGCGCAGGAGCCGCCGTGGGCGGCGTGTGGGGCGGGATCATGGGTGGTATCAGGGGATCCGACGACTGGTTCCCGGATCAGGAGATCATGTTCTGA
- a CDS encoding tetratricopeptide repeat protein gives MKQAYDTDPPDPARAASLDELTAQLRLLKAWAGDPSLGVITTRINRVRADAGLPAHESTRKSTVAGYFSPGRKRLDEDLFTAIVAALHPASGYPARWRAALRAVRQESTTAALFVDIRDHLPEVGTLVGRQAELAQITGWAARPDPQHGTVVAIEGMAGVGKTSLALAAARHLPAAGQPAVHRLYVDLRGVDAERGPVDVTAVLGEFLRLLGVRGDGVPAGPQARAEAYRRITRRQPVLVVLDNAPDEASVTALLPAGPHSLTLVTSRRQLPGLHRRIQLTGLDPADAVTLLRTIAGPGRVDAEPAAAAQLARLCGHLPLALAVSGAQLREHPELSLADHAEHRQELGPADEVEASLALSVRGLPPAVAATWRLLGISAVAGFTPAAAAALADTDPDTARRHLAELRQANLLQDGDPQRLHDVVRAFADSQARRLDPPSRRRAARHRLFEHYRHAAAAAMDLLAPQDHHPRPAGPPPGGDVVHTSPAEALAWLDRERPHLVAIIRQAVETGEPEHAWQLCLCLWRYFFAGRYIEQWLLTHEIALGAARAAGARGIEGQLLVSLGSAQASAGRAEAAIELYTAAATALREVGDRSNEARAVANLGTALLRLSRFAPARTRYLEAIDLFRELGDDAGLALQLGNLGGVAGICGDHPRAAAAFEESLAICRVVGAGYGEIRALIGLGSARRELGDQTGARQYLHAALQLSEAQGLRNEQAEALVELARLRVREGDPDEAVELSTQALDIARALGDPNLLGTASTWAAAAHCATGRPDVSVALLRDAIRLGTETANRLLVAYAYRELCRAATLTGDEAEADRCQDRARELSVELGVPVPWPSPAERCSDVRT, from the coding sequence GTGAAACAGGCGTACGACACCGACCCGCCCGACCCGGCGCGGGCAGCCAGCCTCGACGAGCTGACCGCGCAGCTGCGACTGCTCAAAGCCTGGGCGGGCGACCCGTCACTCGGCGTCATCACCACCCGGATCAACCGGGTCCGCGCCGACGCCGGCCTGCCCGCGCACGAGTCGACCCGCAAGAGCACCGTCGCCGGATACTTCTCTCCCGGCCGCAAACGCCTCGACGAGGACCTGTTCACCGCGATCGTGGCGGCGCTGCACCCGGCGTCGGGCTACCCGGCACGATGGCGGGCCGCGCTGCGCGCCGTACGGCAGGAGTCCACGACCGCGGCGCTGTTCGTCGACATCCGCGACCACCTGCCCGAGGTCGGCACGCTCGTCGGCCGCCAGGCAGAGCTGGCACAGATCACCGGCTGGGCCGCCCGGCCCGACCCGCAGCACGGCACCGTCGTCGCCATCGAAGGCATGGCCGGGGTTGGTAAGACCAGCCTGGCCCTGGCCGCCGCCCGGCACCTCCCGGCCGCCGGACAGCCAGCCGTCCACCGGCTCTACGTCGACCTGCGCGGCGTCGACGCCGAACGCGGCCCCGTCGACGTCACCGCGGTGCTCGGCGAGTTCCTGCGCCTGCTCGGCGTCCGCGGCGACGGCGTCCCGGCCGGCCCGCAAGCCCGCGCCGAGGCCTACCGGCGCATCACCCGCCGGCAACCCGTGCTGGTCGTGCTCGACAACGCCCCGGACGAGGCGAGCGTGACCGCGCTGCTGCCCGCCGGCCCGCACAGCCTGACCCTGGTCACCAGCCGGCGGCAACTGCCCGGCCTGCACCGGCGCATCCAGCTCACCGGACTCGACCCGGCCGACGCCGTGACACTGCTGCGCACCATCGCCGGCCCCGGCCGCGTCGACGCCGAACCCGCGGCAGCGGCCCAGCTGGCACGGCTGTGCGGGCACCTGCCGCTGGCCCTGGCGGTCAGCGGCGCACAGCTGCGCGAACACCCTGAACTGTCCCTGGCCGACCACGCCGAACACCGCCAGGAACTCGGCCCCGCAGACGAGGTCGAAGCCTCACTGGCACTGTCCGTACGCGGCCTGCCGCCTGCCGTCGCGGCAACGTGGCGGCTGCTCGGCATCAGCGCGGTCGCCGGTTTCACCCCCGCGGCCGCGGCCGCGCTGGCCGACACCGACCCCGACACCGCCCGCCGGCACCTCGCCGAGCTGCGCCAAGCCAACCTGCTGCAAGACGGCGACCCCCAACGCCTGCACGACGTCGTCCGCGCCTTCGCCGACAGCCAGGCCCGACGCCTCGACCCGCCGAGCCGCCGCCGCGCCGCCCGCCACCGCCTGTTCGAGCACTACCGGCACGCGGCCGCCGCCGCGATGGACCTGCTCGCACCCCAGGACCACCACCCCCGCCCGGCCGGCCCGCCACCGGGCGGCGACGTCGTGCACACCTCCCCGGCTGAAGCATTAGCCTGGCTGGACCGGGAGCGCCCACACCTGGTCGCGATCATCCGGCAGGCCGTCGAGACCGGCGAACCCGAACACGCCTGGCAGCTGTGCCTGTGCCTGTGGCGGTACTTCTTCGCCGGCCGGTACATCGAGCAGTGGCTGCTGACCCACGAGATCGCCCTCGGCGCGGCGCGGGCCGCGGGCGCACGCGGCATCGAGGGACAGCTGCTGGTCAGCCTCGGCTCTGCGCAGGCCAGCGCCGGCCGCGCCGAGGCCGCAATCGAGCTGTACACCGCCGCGGCCACCGCCCTGCGCGAGGTCGGCGACCGGTCCAACGAGGCACGCGCCGTGGCCAACCTCGGCACCGCGCTGCTGCGGCTGAGCCGGTTCGCACCGGCGCGCACCCGCTACCTGGAGGCGATCGACCTGTTCCGCGAACTCGGCGACGACGCGGGGCTGGCGCTGCAGCTGGGCAACCTCGGCGGCGTCGCGGGCATCTGCGGCGACCATCCGCGCGCCGCGGCGGCGTTCGAGGAGTCGCTGGCGATCTGCCGGGTGGTCGGCGCAGGATACGGCGAGATCAGAGCGTTGATCGGGCTCGGTAGCGCCCGCCGGGAACTCGGCGACCAGACCGGCGCCCGCCAGTACCTGCATGCGGCACTGCAGCTGAGCGAAGCGCAGGGGCTGCGCAACGAACAGGCCGAAGCGCTGGTGGAACTCGCCCGGCTGCGCGTCCGCGAGGGCGACCCCGACGAGGCCGTCGAGCTGTCCACGCAGGCACTCGACATCGCACGGGCACTCGGCGACCCGAACCTGCTCGGCACCGCCTCGACCTGGGCCGCGGCCGCGCACTGCGCCACCGGGCGGCCGGACGTCTCGGTGGCGCTGCTGCGCGACGCCATCCGGCTGGGCACCGAGACCGCCAACCGGCTGCTGGTCGCGTACGCATACCGGGAACTCTGCCGCGCCGCCACGCTGACCGGCGACGAAGCCGAAGCCGACCGGTGCCAGGACCGCGCCCGTGAACTGTCCGTCGAACTGGGCGTGCCCGTGCCCTGGCCGTCACCCGCTGAACGGTGCTCCGATGTGCGCACATGA
- a CDS encoding AfsR/SARP family transcriptional regulator: MQTISMFGPMVATGVDLTEIDAPPRRVRAILAMLLLEPRRSVLRQRIGDELWGDRPPPSAAGNLRNHLATLRQWLNVRLRLAPQLTTQGEVVSLRLSADVGFDLDEFRTALDAGRNARGVDPHEAERCLDRAIGVRRGRPFQDIPCGPVLSATGVLLDSLWQAAVEEHAGLLLWLGRHEQARERLQFFVAEHPTRERAWTVLMAACQASADTAGGLAAYRAARAALNDELGVEPGAELQAAHRSLLRREPIELPWQPMDAPV, encoded by the coding sequence GTGCAGACGATCAGTATGTTCGGGCCCATGGTCGCCACCGGCGTCGACCTCACCGAGATCGACGCACCACCCCGGCGGGTCCGGGCGATCCTGGCCATGCTCCTCCTCGAACCGCGGCGCAGCGTGCTACGCCAGCGCATCGGCGACGAACTGTGGGGTGACCGCCCCCCGCCCTCGGCCGCGGGCAACCTGCGCAACCACCTGGCCACGCTGCGCCAGTGGCTCAACGTGCGCCTGCGGCTCGCCCCGCAGCTGACCACGCAGGGCGAGGTGGTCTCGCTGCGGCTGTCCGCCGACGTCGGCTTCGACCTGGACGAGTTCCGGACCGCGCTCGACGCCGGGCGCAACGCTCGGGGCGTGGACCCGCACGAGGCCGAGCGCTGCCTGGACCGCGCGATCGGGGTCCGGCGCGGGCGGCCGTTCCAGGACATCCCGTGCGGCCCGGTGCTGTCGGCGACGGGGGTGCTGCTGGACTCGCTATGGCAGGCGGCGGTCGAGGAGCACGCGGGTCTGCTGCTGTGGCTCGGCAGGCACGAGCAGGCAAGGGAGAGGCTGCAGTTCTTCGTCGCCGAGCACCCGACCCGTGAGCGCGCCTGGACGGTGCTGATGGCGGCCTGCCAGGCGAGCGCCGACACGGCCGGCGGCCTGGCGGCATACCGGGCCGCTCGGGCCGCGCTGAACGACGAGCTAGGCGTCGAGCCCGGTGCGGAGCTGCAGGCCGCCCACCGTTCGCTGCTGCGGCGCGAGCCCATCGAACTGCCCTGGCAGCCGATGGACGCGCCGGTCTGA